A genomic stretch from Veillonellales bacterium includes:
- a CDS encoding ATP-binding protein, with amino-acid sequence MNFIDTLKSVDLVLATGEVPLIVGESGIGKTALVKELAKENNWSLIIIDGNLLKEGEIGGLPTIESYTRVNHKGDKVEKKTTVYAVHNKLREIDEAISQGKTVLLFVDEINRCEHTVQQELMNLILNREINGYTLPEAVKIIAAMNPSSKYGSDFDYQVVDMDAAQENRFVWLYMEPDDMQWLDWAINAGIEQKVIGFIATFPEYLHKINKDDIRATPRSYERISGIYKIYRQKKDSVPRSVFLNVIRGNVGKVIAEEFVNFVEAEYTPLIAYEDVFSGNSLPEAVIEAVKNESHTRLYLAAKNILKNLETKIKNEPDDSEHYINRLMEFLKIYPVDLMIGIMKDIKNSYAEVYKRAIDNEDFVEAYFEAYRSIR; translated from the coding sequence GTGAATTTTATAGATACTTTAAAAAGTGTCGATTTAGTACTAGCTACGGGAGAGGTACCTTTAATAGTTGGGGAAAGTGGAATCGGGAAAACCGCTTTAGTGAAGGAACTTGCTAAAGAGAATAATTGGAGTTTAATTATTATTGACGGAAATCTCCTTAAAGAAGGTGAAATAGGCGGCCTTCCGACGATAGAATCTTATACAAGAGTCAATCATAAAGGCGATAAAGTTGAAAAAAAAACTACCGTATATGCCGTTCATAATAAGCTAAGGGAAATTGATGAAGCAATATCGCAAGGGAAAACCGTCCTTTTATTTGTAGACGAGATCAATCGTTGTGAACATACAGTACAACAGGAACTGATGAATTTAATATTAAATAGAGAAATTAATGGATATACGTTACCTGAAGCTGTAAAAATAATAGCAGCGATGAATCCCTCCAGTAAGTATGGTTCGGATTTTGATTATCAAGTTGTAGATATGGATGCGGCACAGGAAAATAGATTTGTCTGGTTATATATGGAACCTGATGATATGCAGTGGCTGGATTGGGCGATAAATGCAGGAATTGAGCAAAAGGTTATAGGGTTTATCGCGACATTTCCCGAATATTTACACAAAATAAATAAAGATGATATCAGAGCAACACCAAGAAGTTATGAAAGAATTTCCGGCATTTATAAGATTTATCGGCAGAAAAAAGACTCCGTACCTAGATCCGTATTTTTAAATGTTATAAGAGGAAATGTAGGGAAGGTTATTGCCGAAGAGTTTGTTAACTTTGTTGAAGCGGAGTATACCCCGCTGATAGCTTATGAAGATGTTTTTTCCGGGAACTCGCTGCCGGAAGCGGTTATCGAAGCAGTAAAAAACGAAAGTCATACAAGACTTTATCTAGCCGCCAAGAATATTCTAAAAAATTTAGAAACAAAAATAAAAAATGAGCCTGACGACTCAGAGCATTATATTAACAGGCTCATGGAGTTTTTAAAAATATATCCGGTAGATTTAATGATAGGAATCATGAAGGATATTAAAAATAGTTATGCTGAGGTATACAAGCGTGCCATAGACAATGAAGATTTTGTCGAAGCATATTTTGAAGCGTATCGTTCAATAAGGTGA
- the ligA gene encoding NAD-dependent DNA ligase LigA: MDILNRIKELKDKIEYHNRKYYDEDAPEIADYEYDMMLRELKNLERDNPQFVTAETPTQKVGGRAKRAVGKLVAHDVPMLSLEDKFSKEEVTDFISKMQKALDNPVFTVEYKIDGLSVALRYKNGEFVQGMTRGDGVSYGEDITENLRMIDSVPEQISENLPYLEVRGEVYMDNDAFEAVNERQEEVEGKLFANPRNCAAGTLRQLDPSVVAERNLSIYIFNLQAVEGKKFLSHAETLDWMKQQGFTVIHYSRCTTEEEVWQAICSIGETRGELPFGIDGAVVKVDNLEDRQKLGATAKVPRWAIAYKYPPEEKQTKVLTIEVNVGRTGRLTPLAVLQPVRLAGTTVSRASLHNQDQIDRLDIRIGDTVTVRKAAEIIPEITGIIKAKRPEGTTPFKIPDKCPICGAPAFRSEEGADIRCSGMNCPAQLARHIIHFASRGAMDIDGLGPAAVHALLDKGYIKNIADIYGLKNYRDEFIAKGIISRPRKQLTLRKDGRPRKQKEPDYTASTDNLLSAVERSKGQNLERLINGFGIPNIGKHTGSLLEENFPDIYAIAKINYGKYKQLKDREKQLKKERNKIERMLKSSTETEVLDRLSEVNRQLSDVEKELKANGGIKGIGEVSIKAISDFFAVPQTQTIIERLAKAGVNMKSRSAGQMIDNRFEAETFVLTGSLATLSREEASQLIKQHGGRVAGSVSKKTTYLLAGDGAGDKLDKAQALAIKILTEADFLNMVK, from the coding sequence ATGGATATACTTAACCGGATTAAAGAGCTTAAAGATAAGATTGAGTATCATAATAGAAAATATTATGATGAAGACGCACCGGAAATTGCAGACTATGAATATGACATGATGCTGCGTGAACTGAAAAACCTTGAACGTGATAACCCCCAATTTGTGACAGCAGAAACACCGACCCAAAAAGTTGGCGGCCGAGCCAAAAGAGCAGTTGGTAAGTTAGTTGCACACGATGTACCCATGCTTTCTCTCGAGGATAAGTTTTCAAAAGAAGAGGTTACTGATTTTATTAGTAAAATGCAAAAAGCACTGGATAACCCCGTTTTTACTGTAGAATATAAAATTGACGGACTTTCTGTGGCACTTCGGTACAAAAACGGAGAGTTTGTTCAAGGTATGACACGGGGAGATGGTGTCAGTTACGGTGAAGACATAACTGAAAATCTCAGGATGATAGATAGTGTGCCGGAACAAATTTCCGAAAACCTGCCTTACCTCGAAGTACGCGGCGAAGTTTATATGGACAATGACGCCTTTGAAGCCGTAAATGAACGACAAGAAGAAGTGGAAGGCAAGTTATTTGCTAATCCCAGAAATTGTGCTGCGGGTACTTTACGGCAGTTAGATCCCAGTGTAGTTGCCGAGAGGAACTTGTCCATTTATATTTTTAATCTTCAAGCCGTTGAAGGAAAAAAATTTTTGTCTCATGCCGAAACACTTGACTGGATGAAGCAGCAGGGATTTACAGTAATACACTACAGCCGCTGTACAACAGAGGAAGAAGTATGGCAGGCAATTTGTTCCATTGGTGAAACCAGAGGCGAGCTGCCATTTGGCATTGATGGTGCGGTAGTAAAAGTAGATAATCTGGAAGATCGACAAAAATTAGGAGCCACAGCAAAAGTGCCCAGATGGGCAATTGCCTATAAGTATCCGCCGGAAGAGAAACAGACGAAGGTGCTTACTATTGAAGTGAATGTAGGTCGAACGGGAAGACTTACGCCACTGGCTGTCTTACAACCGGTTAGATTAGCGGGGACTACGGTATCGCGTGCATCGTTACATAATCAGGACCAGATAGACCGTCTGGATATACGGATTGGCGATACTGTAACAGTACGTAAGGCAGCAGAAATAATTCCGGAAATTACAGGAATAATCAAAGCTAAACGCCCGGAGGGGACAACACCTTTCAAAATTCCCGATAAGTGTCCGATTTGCGGCGCACCTGCTTTTAGAAGTGAAGAAGGCGCGGATATCCGTTGTAGTGGAATGAATTGTCCGGCTCAACTTGCACGACATATTATTCATTTCGCTTCTCGTGGAGCAATGGACATTGACGGCCTTGGACCGGCAGCGGTTCATGCTTTGCTGGACAAAGGTTATATAAAGAATATAGCAGATATATACGGTCTCAAAAATTATCGGGACGAATTTATTGCCAAGGGGATTATTTCCCGTCCTCGTAAGCAACTGACTCTGCGTAAGGATGGCCGGCCCCGTAAACAGAAAGAGCCGGATTATACGGCCAGTACGGATAATCTGCTGTCAGCTGTCGAACGTTCTAAAGGTCAAAACCTTGAGCGGCTTATTAACGGGTTTGGCATACCCAATATTGGTAAGCATACGGGTAGTCTTCTGGAGGAAAACTTTCCCGATATATACGCAATAGCGAAGATTAATTATGGTAAATATAAGCAACTGAAAGATAGAGAAAAACAATTAAAGAAAGAACGGAACAAAATCGAAAGAATGCTAAAGTCTTCTACCGAGACAGAGGTTTTAGATAGGCTTAGTGAAGTGAATCGACAGCTAAGTGATGTCGAAAAAGAACTAAAGGCAAATGGAGGCATCAAAGGGATTGGAGAAGTAAGTATTAAAGCAATTTCCGACTTTTTTGCCGTACCGCAAACACAGACTATCATTGAGCGCCTTGCCAAGGCCGGCGTTAATATGAAGTCAAGATCAGCCGGTCAAATGATTGATAACCGATTCGAAGCGGAAACTTTTGTCCTTACGGGATCATTGGCAACCTTGAGCCGCGAGGAAGCATCCCAATTAATTAAACAACACGGGGGACGCGTTGCCGGCAGCGTATCGAAGAAGACGACGTATTTATTAGCTGGCGATGGCGCCGGCGATAAGCTGGATAAGGCACAGGCACTCGCTATTAAAATTCTTACTGAAGCCGATTTTCTAAATATGGTTAAATAA